One window from the genome of Acidobacteriota bacterium encodes:
- a CDS encoding transporter translates to MTRVIQRLVLGVVMMGLAAPAWAQSRPLVTEDPETVGPGQILLEAGIDYSRQAFFPVSGLQGNLMRLGTLGLSFGVSSIAEIQIDGGLRNRLTITDRLAGPLAGMLDITGDSTADVEDIVVGAKVRFVSEGVGRPSLAVRFATRLPNAGNESGLGLDTTDFALALAMGKTIQQVRVVGNAGFAILGDATRGDRQNDVFIYGLSIARAIANGAEVVAELNGRANTRTGTVIAGTESRAAMRVGSRFTRGPVRLDAAVMFGITERDPAWGFTTGLTWVFNAFTVK, encoded by the coding sequence ATGACGAGAGTGATTCAGAGGTTGGTGCTGGGTGTGGTGATGATGGGGTTGGCGGCGCCGGCGTGGGCGCAGTCGCGACCGCTGGTCACCGAGGACCCCGAGACGGTTGGCCCCGGCCAGATTCTGCTGGAAGCGGGCATTGACTACAGCCGCCAGGCGTTTTTCCCGGTGTCCGGCCTGCAGGGCAACCTCATGAGGCTGGGGACCCTGGGCTTGAGTTTTGGTGTCAGTTCCATTGCTGAAATCCAGATCGACGGTGGCCTCCGCAATCGGTTGACCATCACCGACAGGCTTGCCGGCCCCCTGGCCGGCATGCTGGACATCACAGGCGATTCGACCGCCGACGTGGAAGACATTGTGGTGGGCGCCAAGGTGCGCTTTGTCTCCGAAGGCGTGGGCCGCCCGTCACTGGCCGTGCGATTTGCGACGCGACTGCCCAATGCCGGCAACGAAAGCGGACTGGGACTCGACACCACGGACTTTGCACTCGCCCTGGCGATGGGCAAGACCATCCAGCAGGTGCGGGTGGTTGGAAACGCCGGATTCGCCATCCTCGGTGATGCGACGCGTGGCGATCGCCAGAACGACGTGTTCATCTACGGCTTGTCCATTGCCCGGGCGATCGCCAACGGCGCTGAAGTGGTGGCCGAACTCAATGGTCGTGCCAATACGCGCACGGGAACGGTGATTGCGGGCACTGAGAGCCGCGCGGCGATGCGCGTCGGGTCGCGCTTCACGCGTGGACCTGTGCGCCTGGATGCCGCAGTGATGTTCGGCATCACCGAGCGCGATCCCGCATGGGGCTTCACCACGGGACTCACGTGGGTGTTTAACGCGTTCACGGTTAAGTAA
- a CDS encoding D-tyrosyl-tRNA(Tyr) deacylase, whose protein sequence is MRAVITRVSSASVSIDGRVVSEIGQGLLVLIGVANGDGTADTDYVAAKIRDLRIFSDAANKMNLSVMDVGGAVLAVSQFTLLADVRRGRRPSFIGAAAPDVANDAYEGVVSRLRDAGLVVRTGVFQADMQVASVNDGPVTIWIDSRSDT, encoded by the coding sequence GTGCGTGCGGTGATTACCCGCGTGTCGTCGGCGTCGGTCTCCATCGACGGCCGGGTCGTGTCTGAAATCGGCCAGGGGCTGCTTGTGCTGATTGGGGTGGCGAACGGCGACGGAACGGCCGATACCGACTATGTCGCGGCCAAGATCCGGGATTTGCGGATTTTCAGCGACGCGGCGAACAAGATGAACCTGAGCGTGATGGACGTGGGTGGGGCCGTCCTGGCGGTCTCGCAGTTCACTCTGCTCGCCGATGTCCGGCGGGGACGCCGGCCCTCGTTTATCGGGGCGGCGGCGCCCGACGTGGCCAACGACGCGTACGAAGGCGTCGTGTCACGCCTTCGGGACGCGGGGTTGGTGGTCCGGACTGGCGTGTTCCAGGCCGATATGCAGGTGGCGTCGGTCAACGACGGCCCCGTCACCATTTGGATTGATTCGCGGAGTGATACATGA
- the ttcA gene encoding tRNA 2-thiocytidine(32) synthetase TtcA, with amino-acid sequence MSYRTPLEHRIAKKTTQAILEHNLIEDGDRVMVGLSGGKDSWALIQILDVLRKRAPITFSICAINVNSGYKDFKHSAVTEACAERGWEVHIEHTTIGAVMDDILEDGETPCSLCARLRRGVLYRLADSVGATKIALGHHMDDFVETLLLNVFFQGALKAMPARLTSDNGKHTVIRPLVYVTEAEARAYTQENNLPVIGCCCPACGDLSLKRQRLKRMIAELELEHPDIKNSMIKAIGNVAPRHLLDTRLYPVAQTAAALR; translated from the coding sequence ATGTCCTATCGAACACCTCTGGAACACCGCATCGCCAAGAAGACCACCCAGGCGATCCTTGAGCACAACCTCATCGAGGACGGCGACCGCGTGATGGTCGGCCTGTCGGGAGGTAAAGACAGCTGGGCGCTGATCCAGATTCTGGACGTGCTGCGCAAGCGTGCGCCGATTACGTTTTCCATCTGCGCGATCAACGTGAACTCCGGCTACAAGGACTTCAAGCACAGCGCTGTGACCGAGGCCTGCGCCGAACGGGGGTGGGAAGTGCACATCGAGCACACCACCATCGGCGCCGTCATGGATGACATCCTGGAGGATGGCGAGACGCCCTGTTCGCTCTGTGCCCGGCTGCGGCGGGGCGTGTTGTACCGGCTGGCGGATTCGGTGGGCGCCACGAAGATCGCGCTTGGCCACCACATGGACGACTTCGTCGAGACACTGCTGCTCAACGTGTTCTTCCAGGGCGCGCTCAAGGCCATGCCCGCGCGTCTGACCTCGGACAACGGCAAACACACGGTGATCCGGCCTCTCGTGTATGTCACCGAGGCTGAAGCCCGCGCCTACACCCAGGAAAACAACCTGCCGGTCATCGGCTGCTGTTGTCCTGCCTGTGGAGACCTAAGCCTCAAGCGCCAGCGCCTGAAGCGGATGATCGCCGAACTGGAACTGGAACACCCGGACATCAAGAATTCGATGATCAAGGCCATCGGGAACGTGGCGCCTCGCCACCTGCTCGATACGCGCCTGTACCCGGTGGCCCAAACCGCCGCGGCTCTCCGGTAA
- a CDS encoding glycosyltransferase family 4 protein yields MALVAVVTSSPPSVEGGHMVIARALVDAVKTEGHDAELVTTPSNPFGQQASEYLTTWRTNVREIGGRRVDHVISLRYPSYAVRHRSHVCWLNHTMREYYDLWEEFSGPLSPQGRLKESVRRRLIHAADTWCFQHHLKALYAQSLTVQGRLKRWNGVASAVLYPPAPQRTYRCDGYGDFIFVVSRLAPLKRIDLILQALATPAAQGVRCVIAGEGEAEDALRAEATRLGLDGRVTFAGRVSDAQLVDYLATCRAVCFVPKREDYGFVTVEAFSAGKAVVTVTDSGGPAELVVDGVNGRVTAPDASALGQALADLCADPLLASRLGAQALATAGRFTWTGVVDTLVTQHLRP; encoded by the coding sequence ATGGCTCTGGTCGCGGTCGTGACGTCGTCACCGCCGTCCGTGGAGGGCGGTCACATGGTGATTGCGCGCGCCCTGGTGGACGCCGTGAAGACGGAAGGCCACGACGCGGAGCTCGTCACCACGCCATCGAATCCATTTGGGCAGCAAGCGTCCGAGTACCTGACGACGTGGCGGACCAACGTCAGGGAAATCGGCGGTCGGCGGGTCGACCATGTCATCTCACTGCGGTATCCGTCGTATGCCGTGCGGCATCGCTCTCACGTGTGCTGGCTGAACCACACCATGCGCGAGTACTACGACCTGTGGGAAGAGTTCTCAGGCCCGCTGTCACCGCAGGGACGGCTGAAGGAATCCGTGCGGCGCAGGTTGATTCACGCGGCCGACACCTGGTGCTTCCAGCATCACCTGAAGGCGCTCTACGCCCAGTCACTCACGGTGCAAGGTCGGCTCAAGCGCTGGAACGGCGTGGCGTCCGCGGTGCTGTATCCACCGGCGCCCCAGCGGACGTACCGATGCGACGGCTATGGCGACTTCATCTTTGTCGTGTCACGGCTCGCACCGCTCAAACGAATTGATCTGATCCTCCAGGCGCTGGCGACTCCGGCGGCTCAAGGCGTCCGGTGTGTCATTGCGGGCGAAGGGGAAGCCGAGGACGCCCTTCGCGCTGAGGCCACGCGCCTGGGGCTTGATGGCCGGGTGACCTTCGCCGGCCGTGTATCCGACGCGCAGTTGGTGGACTACCTGGCGACGTGCCGCGCCGTGTGTTTTGTCCCGAAGCGTGAAGATTACGGCTTTGTCACGGTGGAAGCGTTTTCGGCCGGGAAGGCTGTGGTGACGGTCACCGACAGCGGAGGACCGGCCGAGTTGGTGGTGGACGGAGTGAACGGCCGTGTCACTGCGCCGGACGCTTCCGCCCTGGGACAGGCTCTGGCCGATCTCTGCGCCGACCCTTTGCTGGCGTCGCGTCTGGGGGCCCAGGCCCTGGCCACCGCCGGGCGTTTCACATGGACGGGTGTCGTTGATACTCTCGTCACACAGCACCTTCGCCCATAA
- a CDS encoding acyltransferase gives MLLGRCGRNVVFGRDVVLRHPHKIHIGDNVVIDDHCLLDAKGDTNRGIDIGNGVFVGRNTILSCKNGDIVLADGVNIGFNCEVFSAGRVTIGAHTLLAAYSYLIGGDHDFSDPTVAVNAQPRKSDGIAVGAGVWIGAGAKVLDGVSIGDRAIVGAGAVVLGPVPAGAKAVGVPARVLNPGPDA, from the coding sequence ATGCTGCTGGGCCGTTGCGGTCGCAACGTGGTGTTCGGCCGCGACGTGGTGCTGCGTCATCCGCACAAAATCCACATCGGCGACAACGTCGTTATCGACGACCACTGCCTGCTTGACGCCAAGGGCGACACCAACCGCGGCATCGACATCGGGAATGGGGTGTTCGTCGGACGGAACACCATTTTGTCCTGCAAGAATGGCGATATCGTCCTGGCCGACGGCGTGAATATCGGATTCAACTGCGAGGTGTTTTCCGCAGGCCGCGTCACCATTGGGGCGCACACCCTGCTGGCCGCGTATTCGTATCTCATCGGCGGCGACCACGATTTCAGCGACCCGACTGTGGCGGTGAACGCACAACCCCGCAAGTCCGACGGCATCGCGGTGGGCGCCGGCGTGTGGATTGGTGCGGGCGCGAAGGTGCTGGATGGCGTGTCGATCGGCGATCGCGCCATTGTGGGCGCGGGCGCCGTGGTGCTGGGGCCGGTGCCGGCCGGCGCAAAAGCGGTGGGTGTGCCGGCACGCGTACTGAATCCGGGTCCGGACGCCTGA